A single window of Gossypium hirsutum isolate 1008001.06 chromosome A10, Gossypium_hirsutum_v2.1, whole genome shotgun sequence DNA harbors:
- the LOC107895890 gene encoding uncharacterized protein, whose amino-acid sequence MDFVSRLPLTPTKKDSVWVIVGYSLQKLVKLYVSEIVRVHGVRLIRDHLKVASDGQKSYVDLKSREIEYSMGDFMFLKVSRSELPPKLDQIHDMFHVSMLRHYHSDPTHVVPIEEIEVRLDLIFEEEPVQVLDREVKVLRRKSIPLAKVLWRNHSSKQVTWEPEDAM is encoded by the exons atggactttgttagtaggTTGCCCCTCACACcaactaagaaggattctgtttgggtcatcgtgggtTACTCTCTGCAAAAGCTGGTCAAGCTGTAtgtttctgagatagtgagagTGCATGGG gttcgGCTGATTAGGGACCATTTGAAGGTAGCTTCTGATGGGCAGAAGTCTTATGTTGATCTGAAAAGtcgagagattgagtattctatgggggacttCATGTTTCTAAAGGTCTCACGTTCTGAG CTACCTCCAAAGTTGGATCAGATTCACGACAtgttccatgtctctatgttAAGGCACTACCACTCTGATCCTACACATGTTGTTCctattgaggagatcgaggttaggctagATCTGATATTTGAGGAGGAGCCAGTCCAGGTATTGGACCGCGAGGTTAAAGTTCTGAGAAGAAAGTCCATCCCACTGGCTAAGGTtctttggcgtaatcatagctCTAAGCAGGTCACGTGGGAGCCCGAGGATGCAATGTGa